In Xiphias gladius isolate SHS-SW01 ecotype Sanya breed wild chromosome 16, ASM1685928v1, whole genome shotgun sequence, a genomic segment contains:
- the zic2a gene encoding zinc finger protein ZIC 2a: MLLDAGHQFPGLGVGSFARHHSASEMQERDLSLAQNSFVDSAHMGAFKLNHDLSPGQSSAFTTQAPGYPAAALGAHAAHVTSYASSPFNSTRDFLFRSRGFGESSPASSQHTIFGPTAGSLHHSHTDTQGHILFPGIHDQHGSHGSPNVLNGQMRLGLPGEVFGRSDQYHQVSSPRTDPYSAAQLHNQYGSMNMNMGMNMAAHHHPGAFFRYMRQQCIKQELICKWIDPEQLSNPKKCCNKTFSTMHELVTHVSVEHVGGPEQTNHVCFWEDCSRESKPFKAKYKLVNHIRVHTGEKPFPCPFPGCGKVFARSENLKIHKRTHTGEKPFQCEFEGCDRRFANSSDRKKHMHVHTSDKPYLCKMCDKSYTHPSSLRKHMKVHESSPSASDSSPAASSGYESSTPPGLVSPTTETQSNTTLSPASAVHNTTSHSGLSSNFSEWYV, translated from the exons ATGTTACTGGATGCCGGTCACCAGTTCCCCGGACTGGGAGTGGGCTCGTTTGCCAGGCATCACTCAGCGAGCGAGATGCAGGAGAGAGACTTGAGTTTGGCACAAAATAGCTTTGTAGACTCCGCACACATGGGTGCGTTTAAGCTGAACCACGATCTCTCTCCGGGACAGAGCTCTGCCTTCACCACCCAGGCGCCGGGCTACCCCGCTGCAGCTCTGGGGGCTCACGCCGCCCATGTCACGTCGTATGCAAGCTCTCCTTTCAACTCCACCAGGGACTTTCTCTTTCGTAGTCGTGGCTTCGGAGAATCCTCTCCGGCGAGCAGCCAACATACTATTTTTGGCCCCACGGCGGGATCCCTTCATCACTCCCACACAGACACTCAAGGCCACATTCTGTTCCCCGGGATCCACGACCAACATGGGTCCCACGGATCCCCGAATGTCCTGAACGGGCAAATGAGGCTCGGACTACCCGGAGAAGTTTTCGGACGCTCCGACCAGTACCACCAGGTATCCAGCCCGAGGACCGACCCGTACTCGGCCGCGCAGCTCCACAACCAGTACGGCTCCATGAATATGAACATGGGTATGAACATGGCAGCCCACCACCACCCCGGTGCCTTTTTCCGCTACATGAGGCAGCAGTGTATCAAGCAGGAGCTCATCTGCAAGTGGATCGACCCCGAGCAGCTCAGCAACCCGAAGAAGTGTTGCAACAAAACTTTTAGCACCATGCACGAGTTGGTCACGCACGTCTCGGTGGAGCATGTCGGGGGACCGGAGCAGACCAACCACGTCTGTTTCTGGGAGGACTGCTCCCGGGAGAGCAAACCGTTCAAGGCGAAATACAAACTGGTTAACCACATTCGGGTGCACACCGGGGAGAAGCCTTTTCCATGCCCCTTCCCCGGCTGCGGGAAGGTCTTCGCCAGGTCGGAAAACCTGAAGATTCACAAGAGAACGCACACAG GAGAGAAGCCGTTCCAGTGCGAGTTCGAGGGCTGCGACAGAAGGTTTGCCAACAGCAGCGACCGAAAGAAACACATGCACGTTCACACGTCGGACAAGCCCTATCTCTGCAAAATGTGCGACAAGTCCTACACACATCCCAGCTCCCTAAGAAAACACATGAAG GTCCACGAATCCTCCCCATCAGCATCAGACTCATCGCCAGCAGCCAGCTCCGGGTATGAATCCTCCACACCCCCCGGCCTGGTGTCTCCCACCACCGAGACCCAAAGCAACACCACCCTGTCCCCGGCCTCGGCCGTCCACAACACCACCAGCCACAGTGGCCTGTCCTCCAATTTCAGTGAATGGTATGTTTAG